From Sulfurovum zhangzhouensis, the proteins below share one genomic window:
- a CDS encoding succinate dehydrogenase/fumarate reductase iron-sulfur subunit, with translation MQNNETRKVTIKAFRFNAETDYLPYTKQYEMEVGKDDLILDLMNRIKWEHDGSFSYRRSCRHGICGACGIKVNGKPVLACKQNAIELLDLFDNDITLEPQSKKRAIKDMIIDKGDFWQKHADVLPYVVADVDAHPTHETKQSIAQFNAMLDSDLCIQCGSCHYACPSLEANPDYLGPAALTAAYRFTIDTRDEAGKERLELTSKPGFGVWDCVKCFECAQACPKEINPIEKITKLHNMQFEQGIAERNVATKHAEGFLRGMKKTGYLDEADIVLYSEGILGMHKHLKTAMKMMKSGKIHWHSGVPFINSIPEIKNLSEVQKLIEISQTNKL, from the coding sequence ATGCAAAATAATGAAACAAGAAAAGTAACCATCAAAGCGTTTAGATTTAACGCTGAGACTGATTATCTTCCTTATACAAAACAGTATGAGATGGAAGTAGGCAAGGATGATTTGATCCTTGACCTTATGAACCGTATCAAATGGGAGCATGACGGGTCATTCTCATACCGCCGTTCATGTAGACACGGTATCTGTGGGGCATGTGGTATCAAGGTAAATGGTAAACCGGTACTTGCATGTAAGCAAAATGCTATCGAATTGCTTGATCTGTTCGACAACGATATCACGCTTGAGCCTCAGAGCAAGAAACGTGCGATCAAAGATATGATCATCGATAAAGGTGACTTCTGGCAGAAACATGCAGATGTTCTTCCTTATGTTGTAGCTGATGTTGATGCACACCCTACGCATGAGACAAAACAGTCTATCGCACAGTTTAATGCAATGCTTGACTCAGACCTTTGTATCCAATGTGGTAGCTGTCACTATGCATGTCCATCACTTGAAGCAAACCCTGACTATCTTGGGCCTGCAGCGCTTACAGCTGCCTACAGATTTACGATCGATACACGTGATGAAGCAGGAAAAGAGAGACTTGAACTTACTTCAAAACCTGGTTTTGGTGTTTGGGACTGTGTAAAATGTTTTGAATGTGCACAAGCATGTCCTAAAGAGATCAACCCGATTGAAAAGATCACAAAACTACATAATATGCAGTTTGAACAAGGGATTGCAGAGCGTAATGTTGCGACAAAACACGCTGAAGGTTTCTTAAGAGGTATGAAGAAAACAGGTTATTTGGATGAAGCAGATATCGTACTCTACTCTGAAGGTATCCTTGGCATGCATAAGCACTTGAAAACTGCGATGAAAATGATGAAGTCAGGTAAGATCCATTGGCATTCAGGAGTACCGTTCATCAACAGTATCCCAGAGATCAAAAACCTTTCTGAAGTTCAAAAACTTATTGAAATTTCACAAACAAACAAGCTATAA
- a CDS encoding MerR family transcriptional regulator, translating into MEYKISELVSKSGVPKSTILYYIKEGMLPEAKKLKSNVHRYSDKHLELLQYINYMKEHFGSTNEQLKDMLQYKDLSFSTSSSMIVPLMNALSAIPSDTKHYTKSEFMERFSVEETLLEQLIADEIIIPTDPNDFTDKEASIMKLISYFQEAGIEYEILKMYVFHAKALSLLEHQMQARLCDIRNDKNFSTLWKIVFETLFNAKTYIFNRQTYKAYFSTLKNEVLK; encoded by the coding sequence GTGGAATATAAGATATCTGAACTGGTAAGCAAAAGCGGAGTTCCTAAATCAACCATTCTATACTATATCAAAGAAGGCATGCTGCCCGAAGCAAAAAAACTCAAATCAAATGTACATCGATACAGTGATAAACACCTGGAACTTTTACAATATATTAACTATATGAAAGAGCATTTTGGAAGTACAAATGAACAGCTTAAAGATATGCTGCAGTATAAAGACCTCTCCTTCTCCACCTCCTCAAGCATGATCGTACCTCTTATGAATGCACTTAGTGCTATACCATCTGATACAAAACACTATACAAAGTCCGAGTTTATGGAACGTTTTAGCGTAGAAGAGACTCTTTTGGAACAGTTGATTGCAGATGAGATCATCATACCAACGGATCCGAATGACTTTACAGACAAAGAGGCATCGATCATGAAGTTGATCAGTTACTTTCAAGAGGCAGGAATAGAGTATGAAATTCTCAAAATGTACGTATTCCATGCAAAAGCATTAAGCCTGCTTGAACATCAGATGCAAGCAAGGCTCTGCGACATACGCAATGATAAAAACTTCTCTACCTTATGGAAAATTGTCTTTGAAACCCTATTTAATGCTAAAACATATATCTTCAACAGGCAAACATATAAAGCCTATTTTTCTACACTCAAAAACGAAGTTTTAAAATAG
- a CDS encoding CoB--CoM heterodisulfide reductase iron-sulfur subunit B family protein, which produces MSKLKYALFTGCTAKQSTPELLSSTLAVAEKLGIEITILEEASCCGASHLQDFDEFLAHVLNARNICYAEKHGLTMITICNTCQLNSQMTKHALDTNPDLKARVNEKLAEVGLEYKGTSEIKHFLYALIDDYGLDAIKDKVVTPLSQFNIAPFYGCHNIRPSELHEHSNGGENPYVPTSLDRLIDALEGHPVDYESKNKCCGFHVELQANHTSEILAGNALVDAIDNNADMVVTPCPLCHLKMDTYQDSVGKVMGRDIEIPVLHMPQMVALALGATEAEIGLKFHVSKAKHLYTA; this is translated from the coding sequence ATGAGCAAGTTAAAATATGCACTATTTACAGGATGTACTGCAAAACAGTCAACACCTGAGCTACTTTCATCTACACTCGCTGTAGCTGAAAAGTTAGGTATCGAGATCACTATTCTTGAGGAAGCAAGCTGTTGTGGTGCAAGTCACCTACAAGACTTTGATGAGTTCCTTGCACACGTACTAAATGCTAGAAACATCTGTTATGCAGAGAAACACGGTCTAACAATGATCACAATCTGTAATACATGTCAGCTTAACTCACAAATGACTAAGCATGCACTTGATACAAATCCGGATCTTAAAGCAAGAGTCAATGAAAAGCTTGCAGAAGTCGGTCTTGAGTATAAAGGAACATCTGAGATCAAGCACTTCTTGTATGCTTTGATTGATGACTATGGTCTTGATGCTATCAAAGATAAAGTCGTTACACCTTTGAGTCAATTCAATATCGCACCTTTCTACGGATGTCATAACATCAGACCTTCTGAGCTCCATGAGCACAGCAATGGCGGTGAAAATCCATATGTTCCAACATCACTGGACAGACTTATCGATGCGCTTGAAGGACATCCTGTAGATTATGAGAGCAAAAACAAGTGTTGTGGATTCCACGTTGAACTTCAGGCGAACCATACTTCTGAAATCCTTGCAGGAAATGCACTTGTAGACGCTATCGACAACAATGCAGACATGGTTGTAACTCCATGTCCGCTTTGTCACCTTAAAATGGATACTTACCAAGATAGCGTAGGTAAAGTGATGGGCCGTGATATTGAGATCCCTGTGCTTCATATGCCTCAAATGGTTGCATTGGCACTTGGTGCTACTGAAGCAGAGATCGGACTTAAATTCCACGTTTCTAAAGCAAAACACCTTTATACTGCATAA
- a CDS encoding DsrE family protein, with translation MKFFRALLLSAVSIIAVEANEYKAVFDCSSGNSAYIKSRMWLVGKTMDMIEEGGNTTSVVLTLHGKCVPMVSKTFDEVVDDKDIANTKEAQKWLVELAKRKNVKVIACSMSLQSNDIDTDDVLPFVTISDNSFVETIKYQNEGYALMTFK, from the coding sequence ATGAAGTTTTTTAGAGCATTGTTATTGTCGGCTGTGAGCATTATTGCCGTAGAGGCAAATGAGTACAAAGCAGTCTTTGACTGTAGTTCAGGTAACTCTGCATACATTAAAAGCCGAATGTGGCTGGTAGGTAAGACAATGGATATGATAGAAGAGGGAGGGAATACCACTTCAGTAGTACTGACACTGCATGGCAAATGTGTACCGATGGTATCTAAGACTTTTGATGAAGTTGTAGATGATAAAGATATCGCCAATACAAAAGAGGCACAAAAATGGCTTGTTGAGCTTGCTAAACGTAAAAATGTCAAAGTAATTGCTTGTTCAATGTCATTACAGTCTAATGACATTGATACAGATGATGTACTGCCTTTTGTGACGATCTCTGACAATAGTTTTGTAGAGACTATCAAGTATCAAAATGAAGGCTATGCGTTAATGACATTTAAATAG
- a CDS encoding carboxymuconolactone decarboxylase family protein encodes MAHITLPEFEDMTPAIQEKARPILEKTGQLGEIFKLLAIDEKIYFATDGMIQKYLLDETTLSYDIKEAIALLISKENGCKMCVDVHKNIAKMLGLSEIQIEEILQGVESMNTDDKDKALLNFCIKASHKDNYKILKDEIDALKEMGWSDIQIIEAVAITGYFNYINTLSNVFGLGE; translated from the coding sequence ATGGCACATATTACATTACCGGAATTTGAAGATATGACTCCCGCAATCCAGGAAAAAGCAAGACCGATTCTGGAGAAGACAGGACAACTTGGAGAAATTTTTAAACTTCTTGCAATTGATGAAAAAATATATTTTGCAACAGATGGGATGATTCAAAAGTATCTGCTTGATGAAACAACCCTGAGCTATGATATTAAAGAGGCGATTGCTTTACTCATATCCAAAGAGAATGGCTGTAAGATGTGCGTAGATGTACATAAAAACATTGCAAAAATGCTTGGGCTCTCAGAAATACAGATTGAAGAGATATTACAAGGTGTGGAATCTATGAATACAGATGATAAAGACAAAGCATTGCTTAATTTCTGTATCAAAGCATCTCATAAAGATAACTACAAGATCCTCAAAGATGAGATAGATGCACTAAAAGAAATGGGATGGAGTGACATACAGATTATTGAAGCTGTTGCAATCACCGGGTATTTTAACTATATCAATACTCTTTCAAATGTGTTTGGTCTCGGAGAATAA
- a CDS encoding HD-GYP domain-containing protein — MANLHQLIYALSTALDFVGIDDKHHGKRVAYMALETAKELKYSDNDLIDLFHLALIHDCGVPSSRIDDTSVLTFDWEGAEEHCIRGYQILNVIPNLKHLSDIVLYHHTHYDMLTQFNINTRTAKLANLIFLTDSIDTLIVQEMQEKEQSIITIANQIRSEVKNLSQTFFDPELVDAFLKVSTRESFWFTLDKESLQIYFENYLHQIGEMDISIDAIAEIVQLFAIFVDSRSPYTADHLYDVAELSKYIAQKAGLDPETCNKIRIAGLLHDLGKLKVPDELIDRETSLSNNDLNIIKRHPYETHQLLSKINGMEDIANWAAQHHENLRGTGYPYHLVNEDISLPIMIISVADIFQALAQNRPYRNGMKANQILKILNKKVRLGELDRSIVRIVEENLQICWKLSIVNSSH, encoded by the coding sequence ATGGCCAATTTGCATCAACTTATTTACGCACTTTCTACTGCATTGGACTTTGTTGGAATAGATGATAAACACCATGGCAAACGTGTAGCATATATGGCTCTTGAAACTGCCAAGGAACTAAAATATTCTGATAATGATTTAATTGATCTGTTCCACTTAGCACTTATACATGATTGTGGTGTTCCTTCATCCAGAATTGATGATACATCGGTCTTGACTTTCGATTGGGAAGGTGCTGAAGAGCATTGTATCAGGGGATATCAGATACTTAACGTTATACCAAATTTAAAACACTTGAGTGATATTGTTCTTTATCATCATACACATTACGATATGCTAACTCAATTTAATATAAATACGAGAACAGCAAAATTAGCAAACTTAATATTTTTAACAGATAGTATTGACACTTTAATCGTACAAGAGATGCAGGAAAAAGAGCAATCAATTATTACAATTGCAAATCAGATCAGAAGTGAAGTTAAGAATCTTAGTCAAACATTTTTTGATCCCGAACTCGTTGATGCGTTCTTGAAAGTTTCAACAAGAGAATCATTTTGGTTTACATTAGATAAAGAGAGTTTGCAGATTTATTTTGAAAACTATCTGCATCAGATTGGAGAGATGGACATTTCAATTGATGCGATTGCAGAAATTGTTCAACTATTTGCGATTTTTGTTGATTCAAGAAGTCCATATACTGCAGATCATTTGTATGATGTAGCAGAGCTTTCAAAATATATTGCTCAAAAAGCAGGATTAGATCCTGAAACATGTAATAAGATCAGAATTGCAGGACTACTTCATGATCTGGGGAAGTTGAAAGTTCCAGATGAGCTTATTGATAGAGAAACATCACTAAGCAACAATGATTTAAATATTATTAAACGTCACCCCTATGAAACACATCAACTCTTATCCAAAATTAATGGAATGGAAGATATTGCAAATTGGGCTGCACAACACCATGAAAATTTAAGAGGAACAGGTTATCCGTACCATTTAGTCAATGAGGATATTTCACTTCCTATAATGATCATATCAGTTGCTGATATTTTCCAAGCACTTGCACAGAACAGGCCATATAGAAACGGTATGAAAGCAAATCAAATATTGAAAATTCTAAACAAGAAAGTTAGACTGGGAGAACTTGACCGATCTATCGTAAGAATAGTAGAAGAGAATCTCCAAATATGTTGGAAACTATCTATCGTCAACTCTTCACATTAA
- a CDS encoding PaaI family thioesterase, translated as MKDIKFPFLEHTGARLKSFEKGSAEVELYTKPHHLQHLGFIHGGVISTLMDNTGWYAAMSNLENDYTAVTMEIKINYLKPATGNYLIAKADVKRQGRTTSFVTIELMCEDKLVAYATGTYAILEDK; from the coding sequence TTGAAAGATATTAAATTCCCATTTTTAGAACATACAGGTGCGAGGCTGAAAAGTTTTGAAAAAGGCAGTGCCGAGGTTGAACTATATACTAAGCCTCATCATCTTCAACACCTTGGGTTTATCCATGGAGGAGTAATCTCAACACTAATGGATAATACTGGCTGGTATGCAGCTATGTCGAATCTTGAAAATGATTATACTGCAGTTACAATGGAAATAAAGATAAACTATCTCAAACCTGCTACAGGAAATTATCTTATCGCAAAAGCTGATGTAAAAAGACAAGGGAGAACAACATCTTTTGTAACTATAGAACTTATGTGCGAGGATAAGCTTGTAGCATATGCTACCGGAACTTATGCCATTTTAGAAGACAAGTAG
- a CDS encoding heme-binding domain-containing protein, with protein MLKILFGWVVGALLLLQFIQIDIPVPSTPIDKNNEVKVSDEIMGMLKTSCYDCHSYETKIPWYGHVFPFSMEVKSHIKKGREWLNFQEWDKYSDEKKQKIYKGIVQTIDHKMPLPMYLEMHEDAQLTQIQRDEIKNWAQSNIK; from the coding sequence ATGTTAAAAATACTTTTTGGTTGGGTTGTTGGCGCATTACTATTACTACAGTTTATTCAGATTGATATTCCGGTTCCTTCAACACCTATTGACAAAAATAATGAAGTCAAGGTTTCAGATGAGATTATGGGTATGCTAAAAACTTCATGTTATGATTGTCATTCTTATGAAACAAAAATACCATGGTACGGACATGTCTTTCCTTTCTCAATGGAAGTTAAAAGTCATATCAAAAAGGGACGCGAATGGTTAAACTTCCAGGAATGGGACAAATACAGCGATGAGAAAAAACAAAAGATCTACAAAGGTATAGTTCAGACAATTGATCATAAAATGCCTTTACCTATGTATCTAGAAATGCATGAAGATGCACAATTAACACAAATACAGCGTGATGAGATCAAAAATTGGGCGCAAAGCAATATAAAATAA
- a CDS encoding class II SORL domain-containing protein, with the protein MPKINKYQDISEIDREAKKDLIDRHSPFIHSADTAKAGEPFEVTVKMGNEYTHPDDFDHYIESVTLFDGDTMLAKATYVPGTLGNTKAHNTTTFTIIPTGKKLNLVAHGYCTKHGIWEGTPKEVTVEA; encoded by the coding sequence ATGCCAAAGATCAATAAATATCAAGACATTTCAGAAATCGATAGAGAAGCAAAAAAAGACCTCATTGACAGACACTCACCATTCATTCACAGTGCTGATACTGCAAAAGCTGGTGAACCGTTTGAAGTAACTGTTAAAATGGGTAACGAGTATACTCATCCAGATGATTTTGACCACTATATCGAGTCTGTAACTCTATTTGACGGTGATACAATGCTAGCTAAAGCGACTTACGTACCGGGAACACTTGGAAATACAAAAGCGCACAATACAACTACATTTACTATCATTCCAACAGGTAAAAAACTTAACCTTGTAGCACACGGTTACTGTACAAAACACGGTATCTGGGAAGGTACACCAAAAGAAGTAACTGTAGAAGCGTAA